Proteins encoded in a region of the Paenibacillus sp. E222 genome:
- a CDS encoding MBL fold metallo-hydrolase — translation MFELGGRLVRIIETPGHTMGCISLLDEKNGWLFAGDINCYGGVLLYFPESSNVETFRDTIRKLRNLGDL, via the coding sequence ATATTTGAACTGGGCGGACGCCTGGTGCGGATTATTGAAACGCCTGGACATACGATGGGATGCATCTCTTTACTGGACGAAAAGAACGGGTGGCTATTCGCAGGCGACATTAATTGTTATGGCGGCGTGCTGCTGTATTTCCCGGAATCCTCCAATGTGGAAACATTCCGAGATACCATCCGCAAGCTGCGTAATCTTGGAGACTTATAA
- a CDS encoding alpha/beta hydrolase: MVKRLKIALIKYVLRKKRKKLMKKNLIGERFIVPRVGLDGVETILYRPKTAGSGTIPVLFNVHGGGFVGGDASQLDSYCSEMAERIPAFIVNINYKKIDIHPFPYPQMELHDTVLYFSDHANDYGIDPSKFVLIGYSAGAHLCAGAAMKLKENGFSLAGQILAYPFLDFTFGRTDDVSIDKTGKVMGLIEEVLFPDLNVREALVSPVLARNEDLAGLAPATIIVCEEDELLPQAVQYAKRLEEVGVPVRFKQYPEAKHGFLEVNHPEYAAEKSIARSPEQEKIMCECKGYLIQELAKYFKDSSEREWNI; the protein is encoded by the coding sequence ATGGTAAAAAGGCTTAAAATAGCTTTGATAAAATACGTATTAAGAAAAAAACGAAAGAAACTAATGAAAAAAAATCTTATTGGAGAGCGCTTTATTGTCCCAAGAGTTGGATTGGATGGAGTGGAGACGATTTTGTATCGTCCAAAGACAGCCGGCTCAGGAACAATTCCGGTTCTATTTAATGTACATGGCGGAGGATTTGTAGGCGGAGATGCTTCGCAGCTAGATTCTTATTGCAGTGAAATGGCAGAAAGAATTCCTGCATTTATCGTCAATATAAATTATAAAAAGATTGATATCCATCCCTTTCCCTATCCTCAAATGGAGTTGCATGATACGGTTCTATATTTTTCGGATCATGCAAACGACTATGGAATTGATCCATCAAAGTTTGTCTTAATTGGTTACAGTGCCGGCGCCCATTTATGTGCGGGGGCAGCAATGAAATTAAAAGAAAACGGATTTTCTCTCGCTGGTCAAATTCTTGCATATCCATTTCTAGATTTTACTTTTGGTAGAACAGACGATGTAAGTATAGATAAAACGGGAAAGGTGATGGGACTGATTGAAGAAGTTCTCTTTCCCGATTTAAATGTAAGAGAGGCGTTAGTTTCGCCTGTATTGGCAAGAAATGAAGATTTGGCAGGCCTAGCACCTGCAACAATTATTGTATGTGAAGAGGATGAACTTCTACCACAAGCAGTTCAATACGCAAAGCGGCTGGAAGAGGTTGGTGTTCCAGTTCGTTTCAAACAATATCCGGAGGCCAAGCATGGTTTTTTAGAAGTAAACCACCCTGAATATGCTGCTGAGAAGAGTATCGCTAGGTCCCCTGAGCAGGAAAAAATTATGTGTGAGTGTAAGGGGTATCTCATACAAGAATTAGCCAAATATTTCAAGGATTCGTCCGAACGGGAATGGAACATTTAA
- a CDS encoding glycoside hydrolase family 5 protein, translating into MTERDFAYIADKGLNAIRIPVPYFIFGDVKPFVGCVEYLDKAFNWAEKYGLQILIDLHTAPGSQNGFDNGGICGVCKWGQNPEEVEFVLNVLERLAQRYGNREGL; encoded by the coding sequence ATTACTGAACGTGATTTTGCTTATATTGCAGATAAAGGATTGAATGCCATACGGATTCCTGTTCCCTATTTCATCTTCGGAGATGTGAAGCCGTTCGTTGGCTGTGTGGAGTATCTGGATAAGGCCTTTAATTGGGCGGAGAAATACGGCCTACAGATTCTGATCGACCTTCATACTGCACCGGGCAGTCAGAATGGTTTCGATAACGGAGGAATCTGTGGGGTATGCAAGTGGGGCCAGAATCCGGAGGAAGTAGAATTTGTTCTGAACGTACTGGAGCGTCTGGCGCAGCGCTATGGGAACCGTGAAGGATTATGA
- a CDS encoding transposase — MPYVEGEDRHQIYLLPNTLDDFVEEESPVRVIDAYVDSLVREELEFRVYSGTKAGQKPYHREDLLKLYLYCYMNGIRSPRKMETETKKNIELMWLIGKLQPDHGTLSDFMKNNQSAIKKLFREFNLMLKGFGLIDGQLVAIDGTKIKANCSKKHHINATIIGKKLEHINEKNRCIFA, encoded by the coding sequence ATGCCTTATGTCGAAGGTGAAGATAGACATCAAATTTATTTACTGCCCAATACGTTGGATGACTTTGTCGAAGAAGAAAGTCCTGTCCGAGTCATCGATGCTTACGTCGATAGTTTGGTCCGAGAAGAATTGGAGTTTCGGGTTTATTCAGGTACCAAAGCGGGACAAAAACCTTATCACCGGGAAGATCTTCTCAAGCTCTACCTTTACTGCTATATGAACGGCATCCGCTCCCCTCGCAAGATGGAAACCGAAACGAAAAAAAACATTGAACTGATGTGGCTAATTGGCAAACTTCAGCCGGACCACGGCACGCTATCTGATTTCATGAAAAATAACCAATCAGCCATAAAGAAGCTGTTTAGAGAGTTCAACTTAATGTTAAAAGGTTTCGGATTGATTGATGGTCAACTTGTCGCCATTGACGGCACAAAAATAAAGGCAAACTGCTCTAAAAAGCATCACATTAATGCCACTATTATCGGTAAGAAACTAGAGCATATCAATGAAAAAAATAGATGCATATTTGCATGA
- a CDS encoding transposase, translating into MADTGYYNYLEIINVVDESTELLIKPQKGKQNKVSSGFDKANIKYDSINDRYICPLGYELPFKWNGKQDGKEYRRYTCEAFVFCGQKESCTSAKGGRSVTRLSDEEVIEQITENTRKQSNIYKQRGHIVEHPFGTIKRHWGYTYFLTRGLASVGTETNLSCL; encoded by the coding sequence GTGGCCGATACAGGCTATTATAATTACCTTGAAATAATTAACGTTGTTGACGAAAGCACAGAACTCTTAATTAAGCCGCAAAAGGGAAAGCAAAACAAGGTGTCCAGTGGATTTGATAAAGCGAACATTAAATATGATTCCATAAACGATAGATATATTTGCCCGTTGGGTTATGAATTACCTTTCAAATGGAATGGAAAACAAGATGGGAAAGAGTATAGGCGTTACACTTGCGAAGCCTTCGTTTTTTGTGGACAAAAAGAGTCCTGTACTTCTGCCAAAGGCGGAAGGTCGGTAACCAGACTTAGTGACGAAGAAGTAATCGAACAAATTACCGAAAATACGCGTAAACAAAGTAATATTTATAAGCAAAGAGGACACATTGTTGAACACCCTTTCGGGACGATAAAACGTCACTGGGGCTATACATACTTTTTAACACGAGGGTTGGCATCAGTAGGTACTGAGACCAATTTGTCTTGTCTATAA
- a CDS encoding tannase/feruloyl esterase family alpha/beta hydrolase codes for MGLSAQSNKDEFAKGFLYLFRWIFGKDFDFTKFDFNHDVDFVDEQLAPILNANSTELQDFKNAGGKIIMLHGTADPIIPYTDSLQYYERVIQAQNGLENTQTFFRYFIIPGLAHVFDGPGVQDIGIRFRATPKDREHDALTALSSWVEEGIAPERLLPVAFKNGSLLNGFLLDEYEHERPVYTYPNQAVYESGDPNNPEKYRKVKLIFWKFSKTCSRVPGLMLQLS; via the coding sequence TTGGGACTTTCCGCTCAAAGCAATAAGGATGAGTTTGCTAAAGGTTTTCTTTATCTATTCCGCTGGATTTTCGGCAAAGACTTCGACTTCACGAAGTTTGATTTTAATCATGATGTAGATTTTGTTGACGAACAGTTGGCCCCGATTCTTAATGCAAATAGCACAGAATTGCAGGATTTTAAGAACGCCGGCGGAAAAATCATCATGCTGCACGGCACGGCCGACCCGATTATCCCGTACACGGACTCCCTACAATACTATGAGCGGGTGATCCAAGCACAGAACGGTCTAGAGAATACGCAAACGTTCTTTCGGTATTTCATCATCCCGGGGCTTGCTCATGTCTTCGATGGTCCCGGCGTTCAGGACATTGGAATCAGATTCCGGGCAACGCCCAAGGATAGAGAGCATGACGCGCTTACCGCACTTTCCTCATGGGTAGAAGAGGGGATTGCTCCAGAACGGCTACTTCCTGTTGCCTTTAAAAATGGTTCTTTGCTGAATGGTTTTTTATTAGACGAATACGAACATGAAAGGCCTGTATACACCTATCCGAACCAAGCGGTATATGAATCGGGAGATCCGAATAATCCGGAAAAATATAGGAAAGTGAAGCTGATTTTTTGGAAATTTTCCAAAACTTGCTCCCGAGTACCTGGCTTGATGCTACAACTCAGTTAA
- a CDS encoding carboxylesterase/lipase family protein, with amino-acid sequence MKYGEKGWSLVKEANPVVEINTGKIKGFNRNGNGVFLGIPYGDNCDGEYRFKEPRPALPWDGIWDCTRYGPIAMQEQGSLEGVPEPVRKILLDYGNHFTGGIPFDKSKEYCDENCLVLNVVTPGVDEKKRPVMVYIHGGGYTSGSGAVIAAICDSLVDEEDVVIVTVNHRLNIFGGLYLGEFDEAYANSGIVGQLDLVMALQWVKNNIQKFGGDPANVTLIGESGGGIKIGHLMAMPDAKGLFSKAINISGSIPIGAKTKEQGTAETLKVLEQLGIAKEDWRKLLELPAETITDSLRGLRLIQEDTTPFYPTPDGVHIPFNVERDYKAYAVSAEVPLLVGASEEELHMDLLKNPKMTWENVRTELLNQEFAEVQSLKGLSESNVDTLIQTFRNACNDQKHPWQILVQIVSMRHFLGGGAYKSAIAKAGQKTAPVWHYMTSYDTPIPGVEGLACAWHTAELPLIFRAVYHEEAEKLSRLLAHSFASFARTDSPETDELDWPEFTMEDKKTMLFDEKCTWKYDPYKTIHDILAVF; translated from the coding sequence ATGAAATATGGAGAAAAAGGGTGGTCACTGGTTAAGGAAGCTAATCCGGTTGTAGAGATTAATACCGGGAAAATCAAAGGGTTTAACCGGAATGGGAATGGTGTTTTTTTAGGGATTCCCTATGGTGACAACTGCGATGGAGAATATCGCTTCAAAGAGCCCCGTCCCGCTCTTCCATGGGACGGTATATGGGATTGCACGCGATACGGTCCTATTGCAATGCAAGAGCAGGGGTCACTTGAAGGAGTACCGGAACCAGTGAGAAAAATACTGCTGGATTATGGGAATCATTTTACCGGAGGTATTCCGTTTGACAAGAGTAAAGAATATTGCGATGAGAATTGCTTAGTACTGAACGTGGTAACTCCTGGAGTTGATGAGAAAAAACGGCCGGTCATGGTTTATATTCATGGTGGTGGTTATACATCCGGCTCGGGAGCAGTAATAGCAGCCATTTGTGATTCTTTGGTGGATGAAGAAGACGTTGTGATTGTGACCGTTAATCATAGATTAAATATTTTTGGAGGACTGTATCTTGGAGAGTTTGATGAGGCATACGCTAATTCTGGAATTGTAGGGCAGTTAGACCTCGTTATGGCTCTGCAGTGGGTCAAGAACAATATTCAAAAGTTCGGCGGTGATCCAGCTAATGTTACTTTAATTGGTGAATCCGGCGGCGGAATAAAAATCGGTCACCTGATGGCAATGCCTGATGCAAAAGGCCTGTTTTCAAAAGCAATTAATATTAGCGGATCCATTCCGATCGGAGCCAAAACAAAAGAACAGGGAACGGCAGAAACCTTGAAAGTTTTGGAGCAATTGGGGATTGCAAAAGAGGACTGGAGAAAGCTTCTGGAATTACCTGCAGAAACGATAACGGATAGTCTTCGAGGGTTAAGGTTGATACAGGAAGACACTACTCCTTTTTATCCAACACCGGATGGGGTACATATTCCATTTAATGTTGAACGCGACTATAAAGCCTATGCTGTTTCAGCAGAGGTGCCGCTTCTGGTAGGTGCTTCAGAGGAAGAATTGCATATGGACTTATTAAAGAATCCGAAGATGACTTGGGAAAATGTAAGAACCGAACTGCTTAATCAAGAATTTGCGGAGGTGCAATCCTTAAAGGGGCTGTCAGAAAGTAATGTAGACACGCTAATCCAGACCTTCCGGAATGCGTGCAACGACCAAAAACATCCATGGCAGATTTTAGTGCAAATTGTTTCCATGCGTCATTTTCTAGGGGGAGGAGCCTATAAGTCGGCCATTGCAAAAGCAGGGCAAAAGACTGCGCCGGTATGGCACTATATGACGAGCTATGATACTCCGATACCTGGCGTGGAAGGTTTGGCTTGTGCGTGGCATACAGCTGAATTACCATTGATTTTTCGTGCTGTTTATCATGAAGAAGCTGAGAAGCTTTCACGGCTCTTGGCGCACTCCTTTGCTTCTTTTGCCCGGACTGATTCTCCGGAAACGGATGAGCTGGATTGGCCTGAATTCACCATGGAAGATAAGAAAACAATGTTATTTGACGAGAAATGTACCTGGAAATATGATCCCTATAAAACTATTCACGATATTCTGGCAGTCTTTTAA
- a CDS encoding alpha/beta hydrolase: MRKYDESDLKHLQDKYETVELNGVTIQVKKIPGEEREGYMDPWVIETINPAALTRADGAITENTNATLDAMMSQMSPEQFLVALRNVMEGSATDSTFKEEWFECDIDVQLEELILHGNRVGLWRYNVPGDEYGLRPCFIHIHGGGWFAGHPRGNDNFLRYIAEKADAVVFDIDYSLSPEFQYPNGLNDCYNALKHIHEHSEVYGVDKNRIAVGGGSAGGNYTTALALRARDEGLPLIALQIPMVPAVLLAKDGAAAGYTWDPSQFTVAPETQRFVPEIKDPQHDPHMDIMIAGYLGDADPTDPYASPLLAENFTGLPPALIITSEFDALRLQGEFYGSQLANANVPVRIIRYKGQTHSSVGNSTFGIVPQSEDCAFEIVKAIGEL; encoded by the coding sequence ATGAGGAAATATGATGAATCCGATCTTAAACACTTGCAGGATAAATATGAAACTGTTGAGTTAAACGGAGTTACTATCCAAGTCAAAAAGATTCCCGGCGAAGAACGGGAGGGTTATATGGATCCATGGGTAATTGAAACCATTAATCCGGCAGCACTTACCCGGGCTGATGGAGCTATTACAGAGAACACAAACGCAACACTGGATGCAATGATGAGCCAAATGAGTCCAGAGCAATTTTTGGTTGCCCTTCGTAATGTGATGGAAGGTTCAGCTACTGATTCTACCTTCAAAGAGGAGTGGTTCGAATGCGATATCGACGTACAACTGGAGGAGCTGATACTTCATGGAAACCGGGTAGGACTCTGGCGTTATAATGTACCTGGTGATGAATACGGATTGCGCCCCTGCTTCATTCATATTCATGGCGGAGGCTGGTTTGCGGGCCATCCCAGAGGGAACGATAATTTCTTGAGATACATTGCCGAAAAAGCGGATGCAGTGGTATTTGATATTGATTATTCCCTGTCACCGGAGTTCCAGTATCCAAATGGCTTGAATGATTGCTACAACGCCTTGAAGCACATTCACGAACATTCGGAAGTATATGGTGTTGATAAGAATAGGATCGCTGTAGGAGGCGGAAGCGCGGGAGGCAATTATACTACTGCACTCGCGCTCCGGGCCCGGGACGAAGGTCTTCCCTTGATTGCATTGCAAATTCCGATGGTTCCTGCAGTTCTTTTAGCAAAGGATGGAGCTGCCGCTGGCTACACATGGGATCCGTCTCAATTTACAGTTGCACCTGAGACACAAAGGTTCGTCCCTGAGATTAAGGACCCCCAACATGATCCGCATATGGATATCATGATAGCTGGTTATCTGGGAGATGCCGATCCAACAGATCCGTATGCGTCACCCCTGCTGGCAGAAAATTTTACGGGCCTGCCACCGGCTCTGATCATCACCAGCGAATTTGACGCACTTCGCCTTCAAGGTGAATTTTACGGCAGCCAGCTTGCAAATGCGAATGTTCCTGTGCGGATTATCCGTTATAAAGGTCAGACCCATAGCAGTGTTGGCAACAGTACATTCGGCATCGTTCCACAGAGTGAGGATTGCGCCTTCGAAATCGTCAAAGCGATTGGCGAGCTTTGA
- a CDS encoding pectin acetylesterase-family hydrolase yields MLENSIEAYKKYLQEHQLPVLEGVPDSGKWYRVPVPGATCAGGSPYWGYLRKGTESGLIVFFLGGGVSLNAYTAARPTRLSVPGENFYFDEHSLPFNDAAFDRGIFDDAPENPFRNWSCIFVSYATGDFHVGNGDYHYTAPDGSPAVLHHHGYTNYSGLMQQAVKHLSTPAKLLITGTSGGAFGASALASDVMSYFPNCRDVTVCPDSALLLYNQWNTIAQNVWQSNEKIWKQIQGPNITLDWLRALYAEKGDDVRYLYVNSIRDSAFAMYQHYIDSGTMEITREHCLKFQKDLKEMVDTLKNEIPGINFFLFENPTENLQPELMGTMHTLIHDPEFSRPVKGGISLRDWLWSAVNDTVSDVGMELLDA; encoded by the coding sequence ATGTTGGAAAATAGTATTGAAGCATATAAAAAGTATTTGCAAGAGCATCAGTTACCAGTATTAGAGGGTGTACCAGATTCAGGAAAGTGGTATAGAGTCCCGGTTCCAGGAGCTACTTGTGCAGGAGGATCTCCTTACTGGGGATATCTGAGAAAAGGAACAGAGTCAGGCCTCATTGTATTCTTCTTAGGTGGAGGCGTATCACTTAATGCATATACGGCAGCGCGGCCAACACGACTAAGTGTACCGGGTGAGAATTTTTATTTTGACGAGCATTCATTACCGTTTAACGATGCGGCATTTGACCGGGGAATATTTGATGATGCGCCGGAGAATCCTTTCCGGAACTGGAGCTGCATCTTTGTCAGCTATGCTACAGGTGATTTTCATGTGGGAAATGGCGATTATCACTATACAGCACCGGACGGATCTCCAGCTGTGCTGCATCATCATGGCTACACCAATTACAGCGGGCTTATGCAGCAAGCAGTAAAGCATCTTTCAACACCCGCAAAACTGCTAATTACCGGCACAAGCGGGGGCGCCTTCGGTGCTTCGGCTCTGGCCTCAGACGTCATGAGTTATTTTCCTAATTGCCGTGATGTAACTGTATGCCCTGACAGTGCTTTGCTTCTTTATAACCAATGGAATACAATAGCCCAAAATGTCTGGCAGTCGAATGAGAAAATTTGGAAGCAGATTCAGGGTCCAAATATTACTCTTGATTGGTTGCGCGCCCTCTATGCCGAGAAGGGGGATGATGTACGGTATCTATATGTTAATTCCATTAGAGATAGTGCTTTCGCAATGTATCAACACTATATTGATAGTGGCACTATGGAAATTACGAGGGAACACTGCCTGAAATTCCAGAAGGATCTCAAAGAGATGGTTGATACGCTGAAGAATGAGATCCCCGGCATTAATTTTTTTCTGTTCGAGAACCCGACTGAGAATTTACAACCAGAATTAATGGGGACAATGCATACGCTGATCCACGATCCCGAATTTTCCCGTCCAGTCAAAGGCGGCATCAGCCTGCGGGATTGGCTATGGAGTGCCGTGAATGATACGGTTTCCGATGTAGGTATGGAACTTCTTGACGCATAA
- a CDS encoding glycoside hydrolase family 3 N-terminal domain-containing protein, with product MELYPYELEHIDTLRNHASECMVLLKTNGDFPLRNTGEIALYGSGSRQTIKGGTGSGDVNSRYYVTVEQGLENAGFTITTKDWMDRYDCVQKQAHQEFVAGIKSKAQATGVPAIMLGMGAVMPEPEYELPFEAVGDTAIYVLSRISGEGSDRNAVDGDLKLTQTEIRDILNLAKTYKHFMLVLNVGGVVDLTPVLEVPNILILSQLGVVTGDALADVLLGQSYPSGKLTATWSAWGDYSQIGDFGQEDDTRYREGVYVGYRYFDSAAKTPLFPFGYGLGYTQFSIVESVVSLDGSHVNVTVTVKNMGSTSGKEVVQLYVSVPSGKLDQPFQTLAAFTKTKELAAAQSQQVTLSFAMEELSSFDTERAVDVLEAGDYLLRVGNSSRDTRICGIIRMDQELIIRQLSHAGGTPDFDDWKPEAQQWTYAGEADERANAPVLDLSANAFAAVLKPVVPEIDSAVRDLVEGLSDSELAWLCVGHYRSGNESGSVIGNAAFAVAGAAGETTTRLKEKGVPSLVMSDGPAGLRLSRQYGVDESGVYAVGDSIPSALLDFMDDTVMQALGLQKSGGAERSGRIFDQYCTALPIGTALAQSWNLDFCRACGDIVGDEMERFGVHLWLAPAFNIHRSPLCGRNYEYFSEDPLISGRVAAAITLGVQRHPGCGVTIKHYVANNQETNRFRSNSVVSERALRDIYMRGFKICIEESQPHTLMTSYNLLNGVHTSERKDIIDGVLREEWGFDGIVISDWVVGGVQHGVKKYPYATAAKSIKAGNDVMMPGGEADYTDVLTALAGTNKAVTLTRKEVQDCAARIIHIALRLTEAQTEPSIINGMGV from the coding sequence TTGGAATTATACCCCTATGAATTGGAGCACATCGATACCTTACGTAATCATGCATCAGAATGTATGGTTCTGTTGAAGACAAACGGCGACTTCCCACTTAGAAATACTGGTGAGATCGCCCTGTACGGCAGTGGCTCGCGCCAGACGATCAAAGGCGGTACCGGATCAGGTGACGTGAACTCCAGGTACTATGTCACCGTGGAGCAAGGCTTGGAGAATGCTGGGTTTACTATCACCACCAAGGACTGGATGGATCGTTACGATTGTGTGCAGAAGCAGGCTCATCAGGAGTTTGTTGCTGGCATCAAGTCCAAGGCTCAGGCCACCGGCGTTCCAGCGATCATGCTGGGTATGGGCGCGGTGATGCCGGAACCGGAATACGAACTGCCATTTGAGGCAGTGGGCGATACGGCGATTTACGTGCTTTCGCGCATTTCAGGGGAAGGATCGGATCGTAATGCTGTAGACGGTGATTTGAAGCTGACCCAGACTGAGATTCGTGATATTTTGAATCTTGCAAAAACCTACAAGCACTTCATGCTGGTGCTGAATGTGGGCGGTGTGGTCGACCTGACACCGGTGCTAGAGGTGCCAAATATCCTGATTTTGTCCCAGTTGGGCGTGGTTACCGGCGATGCGCTCGCGGATGTGCTTCTCGGCCAAAGCTATCCCTCCGGCAAGCTGACTGCCACCTGGTCTGCCTGGGGTGATTATTCCCAGATAGGAGATTTCGGCCAAGAGGACGATACCCGCTACCGCGAGGGCGTATATGTAGGCTACCGCTATTTTGACAGCGCAGCCAAAACACCGCTTTTCCCCTTTGGCTACGGTCTGGGCTATACGCAATTCAGTATTGTTGAGTCAGTTGTCTCATTGGACGGCAGCCATGTCAATGTTACCGTAACTGTTAAAAACATGGGTTCTACTTCTGGGAAGGAGGTAGTTCAACTGTACGTCTCGGTTCCTTCAGGCAAACTGGACCAGCCATTCCAGACGCTCGCGGCCTTTACCAAGACCAAAGAGCTGGCTGCAGCGCAGTCTCAGCAGGTTACCTTGAGCTTTGCAATGGAAGAGTTGTCCTCATTCGACACAGAGCGGGCCGTTGATGTGCTGGAAGCGGGTGATTATCTGCTGCGCGTAGGAAACAGCAGCCGGGACACCCGTATTTGCGGCATCATTCGGATGGACCAAGAGTTAATTATACGGCAGCTGTCCCACGCAGGTGGAACGCCGGATTTCGACGACTGGAAGCCGGAAGCGCAGCAATGGACTTATGCCGGGGAAGCCGATGAAAGAGCCAATGCTCCGGTATTGGATCTTAGTGCAAATGCTTTTGCCGCAGTGTTGAAGCCTGTTGTGCCGGAAATCGACTCAGCCGTACGGGATCTGGTCGAAGGCCTATCAGACAGTGAATTGGCCTGGCTCTGTGTAGGGCATTATCGCTCCGGCAACGAGAGCGGCAGCGTCATCGGCAATGCAGCCTTTGCGGTAGCAGGTGCGGCTGGGGAGACCACCACGCGGCTGAAAGAAAAGGGCGTTCCTTCTCTTGTCATGTCAGATGGTCCGGCCGGTCTGCGGCTCAGCCGTCAGTACGGTGTGGATGAATCAGGCGTTTACGCTGTAGGAGATTCAATTCCGTCGGCACTTCTTGATTTTATGGATGATACGGTGATGCAGGCTCTCGGATTGCAAAAATCGGGCGGAGCGGAGCGTAGTGGCAGGATTTTCGACCAGTATTGTACCGCATTGCCTATCGGTACGGCTCTAGCTCAAAGCTGGAATCTGGATTTCTGCCGAGCCTGTGGTGATATCGTAGGTGATGAGATGGAGCGCTTTGGTGTGCATCTGTGGCTTGCTCCGGCATTTAACATACACCGTAGTCCGCTATGCGGCCGGAATTATGAATATTTCTCCGAAGACCCGCTTATCAGTGGCAGAGTGGCTGCAGCCATTACGCTGGGTGTGCAGCGTCATCCCGGCTGTGGTGTAACAATTAAGCACTACGTAGCTAACAATCAGGAAACCAACCGTTTCCGCTCTAATAGTGTCGTCAGCGAACGAGCTCTGCGGGACATCTATATGCGCGGGTTCAAAATCTGCATCGAAGAATCACAGCCCCACACCTTAATGACCTCCTATAATTTACTCAACGGGGTTCACACCTCTGAGCGTAAAGACATTATCGACGGTGTTTTACGCGAGGAATGGGGCTTTGACGGGATAGTCATTTCGGACTGGGTCGTTGGCGGTGTTCAACATGGGGTTAAAAAGTATCCTTACGCTACGGCAGCAAAGAGCATTAAGGCTGGCAACGATGTGATGATGCCCGGCGGCGAGGCGGATTACACGGATGTGCTAACGGCCCTTGCTGGCACGAACAAAGCTGTCACACTAACACGTAAGGAAGTTCAGGATTGTGCTGCACGCATTATCCATATAGCGCTCCGACTGACGGAAGCCCAAACAGAGCCATCTATCATTAATGGAATGGGAGTCTGA
- a CDS encoding alpha/beta hydrolase → MKVHELILNETRNVKFSAWIQDVGGEFGKLEKRPAILILPGGGYSFCSDREAEVVAAPYMKAGFQAFILRYSTGEHKDWPNPLNDYEQAMELILSKEDEWHVQTDKIAVLGFSAGGHLAACAATKGKHRPNAAILGYAALSQETADMCQPGMPSPINDVDKDTCPFFLFATRDDSIVPVQDTVDFEKALLDNGIMFESHIYAYGMHGFSTGESYLNPNKNCNRVSHWVQDSIEWLKDVFGTLQADGLGAPACSGKVSGDWDEMLSADCTMTHLRKQPVEVQQLLTEVIVVLDAIVAQKTGKGSNMTPFFKNIKLRDLMTMIGQPESTIEQIDAALQQRSNVR, encoded by the coding sequence ATGAAAGTACATGAATTGATTTTGAATGAAACACGAAATGTAAAGTTTTCGGCTTGGATTCAAGATGTAGGCGGCGAATTTGGCAAGCTGGAGAAGCGCCCAGCCATTCTGATTCTGCCTGGCGGTGGATATAGCTTCTGCTCTGACCGGGAAGCGGAGGTTGTCGCTGCTCCTTATATGAAGGCCGGATTTCAAGCCTTCATTCTTCGTTATTCTACGGGAGAGCACAAGGATTGGCCCAATCCACTCAATGATTACGAGCAGGCTATGGAGCTGATCCTTAGCAAGGAGGATGAATGGCATGTGCAGACGGACAAGATCGCGGTTCTCGGATTTTCAGCTGGCGGACATCTGGCCGCTTGTGCAGCCACTAAAGGTAAGCACCGGCCTAATGCAGCAATCCTCGGTTACGCCGCTCTATCACAAGAAACAGCAGATATGTGCCAGCCGGGAATGCCTTCGCCGATTAATGATGTCGACAAAGATACCTGTCCCTTTTTCCTGTTCGCCACTCGGGACGACAGTATCGTGCCAGTGCAGGATACTGTGGACTTTGAAAAGGCGCTGCTTGACAATGGAATTATGTTTGAGTCTCATATCTATGCCTATGGTATGCATGGATTTAGCACCGGTGAAAGCTACTTGAATCCTAATAAAAATTGCAATCGTGTCTCGCATTGGGTACAGGACAGCATCGAATGGCTGAAAGATGTGTTCGGCACACTGCAGGCGGACGGCCTCGGTGCCCCTGCTTGTTCTGGTAAAGTTAGCGGAGACTGGGATGAGATGTTGTCTGCAGACTGCACCATGACCCATTTGCGGAAGCAGCCGGTTGAAGTGCAGCAGCTGCTGACCGAGGTCATTGTTGTTCTGGACGCGATTGTAGCGCAGAAAACGGGAAAAGGGTCGAATATGACCCCGTTTTTCAAGAATATCAAGCTTAGGGATTTGATGACAATGATCGGCCAGCCGGAAAGTACCATTGAACAGATAGATGCAGCGCTCCAGCAGCGCTCCAATGTGCGCTGA